In a genomic window of Acropora muricata isolate sample 2 chromosome 2, ASM3666990v1, whole genome shotgun sequence:
- the LOC136896113 gene encoding fermitin family homolog 2-like has protein sequence MSNIGKKSKWNLSVYITNLSTEKSVEVNGETHIGKLMLDLVEGLDIAADWSDHGLWWPQKRQWLLKPRLTLDTIGVQGDARLQFTPTHKKVRVQLPDLQFVEVSLDFSKPVFHAIQELCAELGLRHPEELSVLKPFDEGLKKEDRRSFRSKHSKRLSQSSGSEDNLSTNSDDRTRGSKDSLTVPNYNSLPRQGYASPNGSINSGSLSPGYPSFEGTYGTIETTNLVTSPATPSPEAIASLFKPKALKVLHERALANKGWLDSSKSLMAQEVPEFTTLLLRFKYYAFFDLNPKVDEVRINQLYEQAKWSILTEEVECTEEEMMTFAAIQFQVKLKSASPQNQQGDEDDDDDIDAALSDLQATLEGSSLSNSTPQKSLTSVPEIKDYLHIIKHKTFGTKKKKYWFVFKDTILSLYKSQEESFGEPVQKINLRGCEVIPDVNVNKEKFNIKIKLKEAEDIEVCCSSEAQYSKWTAAYRLASKGKTMADSSYDAEVSGIQAFLSMQHDKGDATPLNPGQIQIQPEDFVGQRMLKKYKAKQIAARILEAHSSLNTTSLIESKLLYIRQWQSLPEFGVSHFVVKFRGSKKEEILGIAFNRIMRVDPASREATKTWRYSVMKNWNVNWETREMVIQCEGETITFECMSADIKVIHEFIGGYIFMSMRKDVNQPSNEELFFKLTGGWV, from the exons ATGAGTAACATTGGAAAGAAGTCTAAGTGGAATCTTTCAGTTTATATTACAAATTTGAGCACTGAGAAGTCCGTGGAAGTCAATGGAGAAACACACATTGGAAAGCTCATGCTGGACCTTGTGGAAGGTCTCG ACATCGCGGCAGATTGGTCAGATCACGGATTGTGGTGGCCTCAGAAGCGTCAATGGCTTCTGAAACCCCGTTTGACTTTAGATACGATCGGAGTGCAGGGTGACGCTAGACTTCAGTTTACGCCAACGCATAAAAAGGTTCGTGTGCAGTTACCGGATTTGCAGTTTGTTGAAGTCTCGCTTGACTTCTCCAAACCGGTTTTTCACGCCATTCAAGAACTTTGTGCCGAATTAGGGTTAAGGCACCCTGAAGAACTTTCTGTGCTGAAGCCCTTCGACGAAGGATTGAAAAAAGAGGACCGAAGGAGCTTTCGTAGCAAGCATAGCAAAAGACTCTCTCAATCCTCTGGTTCAGAGGACAATTTATCAACAAACAGTGATGACAGGACAAGAGGGAGTAAAGACAGTTTGACAGTACCAAATTATAATTCACTTCCAAGACAGGGTTACGCATCACCGAACGGCAGTATTAATTCGGGTTCACTGTCACCTGGCTATCCCAGCTTCGAGGGAACTTATGGGACAATCGAAACAACAAACTTGGTTACTAGTCCAGCGACTCCATCTCCAGAAGCTATCGCCTCATTGTTTAAACCAAAAGCGCTTAAAGTACTACACGAAAGAGCTTTGGCAAACAAAGG aTGGCTTGACTCATCAAAATCTCTCATGGCTCAG GAAGTACCAGAATTCACCACGCTGCTGTTAAGATTCAAGTATTATGCATTCTTTGATCTTAATCCAAAG GTTGATGAGGTGCGTATTAATCAGTTGTATGAACAAGCCAAATGGTCTATTCTGACAGAAGAGGTAGAGTGCACTGAGGAGGAGATGATGACATTTGCTGCCATACAG TTCCAAGTCAAGCTTAAATCTGCATCACCTCAGAACCAACAAggtgatgaagatgatgatgatgatatagATGCAGCACTGAGTGATTTACAG GCCACTCTAGAAGGATCGTCTCTGTCCAATTCGACACCTCAAAAG AGTCTTACTTCAGTTCCAGAAATAAAGGACTATCTGCATATAATCAA ACATAAAACATTTGgaacaaagaagaagaaatactggtttgttttcaaag ACACAATTTTGTCTCTGTATAAAAGCCAAGAAGAATCATTTGGTGAACCAGTTCAAAAGATAAACCTCAGAG ggTGTGAAGTTATCCCAGATGTAAATGTGAACAAAGAAAAGTTTAATATCAAGATAAAACTCAAAGAGGCAGAAGATATCGAAGTCTGTTGCTCAAGT GAGGCTCAATATTCTAAGTGGACGGCGGCATATCGTTTGGCATCTAAAGGAAAGACTATGGCTGATTCTAGCTATGATGCAGAGGTGTCTGGTATCCAGGCCTTCCTCAGTATGCAACATGACAAGGGTGATGCCACGCCCCTTAATCCAGGCCAG ATCCAAATTCAACCAGAAGATTTTGTTGGGCAAAGAATGTTAAAGAAGTACAAAGCAAAACAG ATTGCAGCTCGAATCCTTGAAGCACATTCATCATTGAACACGACTTCGTTGATTGAATCTAAGTTGTTGTATATCAGGCAATGGCAGTCTTTGCCTGAGTTTGGTGTTTCGCACTTTGTGGTTAAATTCCGAGGCTCCAAGAAAGAG GAAATCCTTGGAATCGCGTTTAACAGAATCATGCGTGTGGATCCCGCAAGCCGAGAGGCAACAAAGACATGGCGATACAGTGTCATGAAGAACTGGAATGTGAACTGGGAAACAAGAGAAATGGTGATACAATGTGAAGGAGAAACCATCACATTTGAGTGTATGAGTGCAGATATTAAGGTCATTCATGAGTTTATTGGTGGATATATCTTCATGTCGATGAGAAAGGATGTGAATCAGCCTTCAAACGAAGAATTGTTCTTCAAACTGACAGGTGGATGGGTATAG